In a single window of the Massilia oculi genome:
- a CDS encoding diguanylate cyclase — translation MLLASLAVIFMSAVLVFLYVRTDAVDPEIRNSVMLNLRELEKLDAEWDASILRAHTGRASTPLDLSSQLPRMHDLMARLGDTLPLTGDSAAQTAYADLREALQGKEQLVAQFARHNPPLRAALLHMPPAVADLKTEISGIEGALAPGRIVVRLDTTLNALLTETLRYNIAPSPALAARIDEILGDVAAQQIAFSKAVNDKMDAVIASCRVILEKRPLENLLETQIAAAGSDAALDRLEREFERSFDAVLLERQRFRGYLFAYSAVLMVLLVYAGARLRRSYRIIGVVNRRLQAANETLEQRVVERTAELEAQSRQLERLAQHDSLTGLINYRQLTRLLERALARADRRDSVVVLMFIDLDGFKAVNDTWGHAAGDLVLQMVARRVQARLRAEDALARLGGDEFVILLEDVASEAGALRVARLALQEIESITEADGHAVTISASIGIASARGQGGAARGQEALLADADKAMYAAKQAGKGRFVVSPQSQWLGQDHPSVLALDGATGDNTDRAASADSIG, via the coding sequence GTGCTTCTGGCAAGCCTGGCGGTCATCTTCATGAGCGCGGTGCTGGTGTTCCTCTATGTCCGCACCGACGCGGTGGACCCGGAAATCCGCAACAGTGTCATGCTGAACCTGCGCGAACTCGAAAAGCTCGACGCCGAATGGGACGCCAGCATCCTGCGCGCCCACACCGGACGCGCCTCCACGCCGCTCGACCTCAGCTCGCAACTGCCGCGCATGCACGACCTGATGGCGCGCCTGGGCGACACCCTGCCGCTCACCGGCGACAGCGCCGCCCAGACCGCCTACGCCGATCTGCGGGAAGCGCTGCAGGGCAAGGAGCAACTGGTCGCCCAGTTCGCCAGGCACAATCCGCCGCTGCGGGCGGCGCTGCTGCACATGCCGCCGGCGGTGGCCGACCTCAAGACCGAGATCTCGGGCATCGAAGGCGCGCTGGCGCCGGGCCGCATCGTGGTGCGGCTGGACACTACCCTGAATGCGCTGCTGACCGAGACCCTGCGCTACAACATTGCGCCGAGCCCGGCGCTGGCGGCGCGCATCGACGAGATCCTGGGCGACGTGGCGGCCCAGCAGATCGCGTTTTCGAAGGCCGTGAACGACAAGATGGACGCCGTGATCGCCAGTTGCCGCGTGATCCTGGAAAAACGCCCGCTGGAAAACCTGCTCGAGACGCAGATCGCCGCCGCCGGCAGCGACGCCGCGCTGGACCGCCTGGAGCGCGAGTTCGAGCGCTCCTTCGACGCCGTGCTGCTGGAGCGCCAGCGCTTTCGCGGCTACCTGTTCGCCTACAGCGCCGTGCTGATGGTGCTGCTGGTGTATGCCGGCGCGCGGCTGCGCCGCAGCTACCGCATCATCGGCGTCGTCAACCGCCGCCTGCAGGCGGCCAACGAGACGCTGGAACAGCGCGTGGTCGAGCGCACCGCCGAGCTGGAGGCGCAATCGCGCCAGCTCGAGCGCCTGGCCCAGCATGACAGCCTGACCGGCCTGATCAACTATCGCCAGCTGACCCGCCTGCTGGAGCGGGCGCTGGCGCGCGCCGACCGCCGCGACAGCGTGGTGGTGCTGATGTTCATCGACCTGGACGGTTTCAAGGCGGTCAACGATACCTGGGGCCATGCGGCCGGCGACCTGGTGCTGCAGATGGTCGCGCGCCGGGTGCAGGCCAGGCTGCGCGCCGAGGACGCGCTGGCGCGCCTGGGCGGCGACGAATTCGTGATCCTGCTCGAAGACGTGGCCTCGGAAGCCGGCGCGCTGCGCGTGGCGCGCCTGGCGCTGCAGGAAATCGAATCGATCACCGAGGCCGACGGCCACGCGGTGACGATCTCGGCCAGCATCGGCATCGCCAGCGCGCGCGGCCAGGGGGGCGCCGCGCGCGGGCAGGAAGCGCTGCTGGCGGACGCCGACAAGGCCATGTACGCGGCCAAGCAGGCCGGGAAGGGCCGTTTCGTGGTCAGTCCGCAATCGCAATGGCTGGGCCAGGATCATCCATCGGTGCTGGCGCTGGACGGCGCCACGGGCGACAATACGGATCGCGCCGCCAGTGCCGATTCGATCGGCTAG
- a CDS encoding multifunctional CCA addition/repair protein, translating to MRSYVVGGAVRDALLGLPVKDHDHVVVGATPEQMIAAGFRAVGKDFPVFLHPHTHEEYALARTERKTAPGYHGFVFHAAPDVTLEQDLVRRDLTINAMAQAEDGSIVDPHNGRQDLQARLFRHVSDAFAEDPVRILRIARFAARLPDFTVADGTNALMRRMVDEGEVDALVPERVWQELARGLMEGRPSRMLAVLRDCGALARILPELDALWSESLLRTIDHAAALDHPLEVRFAVLMRTLAAVAPIQAVCKRLKVPNECRDLAVMTAREQDGIKRALDLSAEAIVTLFERSDAFRKPERFAQLLLAAACGADDLPQGPHLARALDAARAVNAGEVAARYADRKAGIAGAVHTARVDAVQRMLHQAN from the coding sequence ATGCGCAGCTATGTCGTGGGCGGCGCCGTGCGCGATGCCCTGCTGGGCCTGCCCGTGAAAGACCACGACCACGTGGTGGTCGGCGCCACCCCCGAACAGATGATCGCGGCGGGCTTTCGCGCCGTCGGCAAGGATTTCCCGGTCTTCCTGCATCCGCACACGCACGAGGAATACGCGCTGGCGCGCACCGAGCGCAAGACCGCGCCGGGCTACCACGGCTTCGTGTTCCACGCCGCCCCCGACGTCACCCTGGAACAAGACCTGGTGCGGCGCGACCTGACCATCAACGCCATGGCGCAGGCCGAGGACGGCAGCATCGTCGACCCGCACAACGGCCGGCAAGACCTACAGGCGCGTCTGTTCCGCCACGTGTCCGACGCCTTCGCCGAAGATCCGGTGCGGATCCTGCGCATCGCCCGCTTCGCCGCGCGCCTGCCCGACTTCACGGTGGCGGATGGCACCAATGCCCTGATGCGCCGCATGGTCGACGAGGGCGAGGTCGACGCCCTGGTGCCCGAGCGCGTCTGGCAGGAGCTGGCGCGCGGCCTGATGGAGGGCCGGCCGTCGCGCATGCTCGCCGTGCTGCGCGACTGCGGCGCGCTGGCGCGCATCCTGCCCGAACTGGACGCGCTGTGGAGCGAATCCCTGCTGCGCACGATCGACCACGCCGCGGCGCTGGACCACCCGCTGGAGGTGCGCTTCGCCGTGCTGATGCGCACCCTGGCAGCGGTCGCGCCGATCCAGGCCGTCTGCAAGCGCCTCAAGGTGCCCAACGAGTGCCGCGACCTGGCCGTGATGACGGCGCGCGAGCAGGACGGGATCAAGCGCGCCCTGGACTTGTCCGCCGAAGCCATCGTCACGCTGTTCGAACGCAGCGACGCCTTCCGCAAGCCGGAGCGCTTCGCCCAGCTGTTGTTGGCGGCCGCCTGCGGCGCCGACGATCTGCCCCAGGGGCCGCACCTGGCGCGAGCGCTGGACGCGGCGCGCGCCGTGAACGCGGGCGAGGTCGCGGCGCGCTACGCCGATCGCAAGGCCGGGATTGCGGGGGCCGTCCACACCGCGCGTGTCGACGCCGTCCAGCGGATGTTGCATCAAGCCAACTAA
- a CDS encoding glutathione S-transferase family protein, whose product MQTIERDPILARTLDATRNPGLTLIIGNKNVSSWSMRPWVAAVAFGIPFTEVKVLLDQPDTANQIARYSHAGRVPVLMSGDMTVWDSLAIVEYLAEQFPDKPMWPRDVAARALARSIVAEMHSGFGELRTHMSMNIQARLPGRGRTPGAQADIGRICEIWEDCLSRFGHHQYLFGEFSIADAFYAPVVCRFKTYGVALAPALQAYCERVLAHPAVARWVRDAMAETDPTPLHDADLPGE is encoded by the coding sequence ATGCAGACCATCGAACGCGACCCCATCCTTGCACGCACGCTCGACGCAACCCGCAACCCCGGTTTAACCCTGATCATCGGCAACAAGAACGTCTCGTCGTGGTCGATGCGGCCCTGGGTCGCGGCGGTCGCCTTCGGCATTCCGTTCACCGAAGTGAAAGTCCTGCTCGACCAGCCCGACACCGCCAACCAGATCGCGCGCTATTCGCACGCTGGCCGGGTGCCGGTCCTGATGTCGGGCGACATGACGGTCTGGGACAGCCTGGCCATCGTCGAATACCTGGCCGAGCAGTTCCCTGATAAACCCATGTGGCCGCGGGACGTGGCCGCGCGCGCGCTGGCGCGCTCGATCGTGGCCGAGATGCATTCCGGCTTCGGCGAGCTGCGCACCCATATGTCGATGAACATCCAGGCGCGCCTGCCCGGCCGCGGCCGCACGCCCGGCGCCCAGGCCGACATCGGCCGCATCTGCGAGATCTGGGAAGACTGCCTGTCGCGCTTCGGCCACCACCAGTACCTGTTCGGCGAGTTCTCGATCGCCGACGCCTTCTATGCGCCGGTGGTGTGCCGCTTCAAGACCTATGGCGTGGCGCTGGCCCCGGCATTGCAGGCTTATTGCGAGCGCGTGCTGGCCCACCCGGCGGTGGCGCGCTGGGTCAGGGACGCCATGGCCGAGACCGACCCGACCCCGCTGCACGACGCCGATTTGCCGGGCGAATGA